In one Trichosurus vulpecula isolate mTriVul1 chromosome 8, mTriVul1.pri, whole genome shotgun sequence genomic region, the following are encoded:
- the DISP2 gene encoding protein dispatched homolog 2 — MERGDSSGPSQGPGPGSASTLGPRAEQPPEEQHLAPDSSPLDSSQTEGPVPDPSQERRCPLHRCPVTTPLISSGPLPVSSTLQPQGQNLSSPSGPPRFSYPRAQQEYRGGYTLPGPGDRTALCSHHSSLSPSPVPSQRDGSWKPRPVQHHVVSVRHEQAFRIPRSYSQLIAEWPLAVLLVCLSIVLLCTIAGLLGGQMPDFSEPLLGFEPRDTDIGRKLAVWRIVQELTGHKKVFSLTPDPDLNSSDSSITMSPLDWGSAQEGLARPRRMVESWEDRGQDGFFCGPPENSYSQLVFMSTTAGSLWNLQAIQSMCRIEQEKIRSHAHFRDLCQRTSADECCPSWSIGNYIAVLYNRSSCLDITQGDIVRMLALLRACAPYYHRGTLVPACLGTQREKHPLCTHVPEKCARVSAIYQLLHFLVDRDFLSPQTADYQVPSLKYSLLFLPTKKGASMMGIYLDNLASSWELFDNYTSITGMDLGLKQQLFQHYLARDTVYPVLALGAIFLSISLYLRSLFITLMVLLAVVGSLLVAFFLYRVAFRLAYFPFVNLTAVVLLSSICANHTLVFFDLWSLSKSQLPSSGFPQRVSHTMHHFGYLLLVSGLTTGTAFYASYLSHLTAIRCFAIYMGTAVLVNLALMLTWLPSSMVLYERYLAPTCADRPQGYWGGSRHRRLALALQRQLRALQRALTGTSHLLFQRLLPCSVIKFRYIWICWFAALAAGGAYIAGFSPRLRLPTLTMPRGQVFRPSHPFERFDAEYRQQFMFERLPQGEGGHMPVAMVWGILPVDTGDPLDPRSNGTLVSDPTFSARGPQAQRWLLTLCHRARNQSFYYVEQEGEPTLCFVEELQRWMAGHRCAYHGPGLCCGHFHFPFGPQLFLHCLKMMALEQSPDGGRDLGPRFDAQGNLVALVLQFQTNFHYSVDYSQTHRFYLEVSRWLEGELSTAPGGLRNGWFTSRLDLYSLQHSLSTEPVVVLGLAIALSFAILLLGTWNVLLSLFSVIAIAGTVMLTLGLLVLLEWQLNAAESLFLSAAVGLSVDFTVNYCISYHLCPHPDRLSRVAFSLRQMSCATAVGASALFSAGVLMLPATVLLYRKLGIFLMMVKCLSCGFASFFFQSLCCFFGPEKNCGQILWPCGRLPRDYGVHEPGREKTARHRPGPAGVSSAAFIEQYELQPLARRRSNSFDTSTATSKLSHRPSVLSEDLQLQESHCYPRAPLPPACQETLRPEPQEPLLDHQAVFGQCPALQTSSPYKDSSPAPKVWAGKDSQSLDAVTPQSTSQPVTPTHSSKAEVEEPPRCLCSSASSLEGLSVSDETCLSASEPSAPVPDSAVSSPEVQDVARSPAPERGQLNGKRETLWLALRETVYAPSSPASHQSSSSWKGRGGVGGSPVVLPNSQPNLPDVWLRRSSTQNSGYSS; from the exons GAAGAGCAGCACCTAGCCCCAGACAGCAGTCCCCTAGACAG TTCCCAGACTGAGGGCCCAGTGCCTGATCCAAGCCAGGAGAGAAGATGCCCTCTCCACCGATGCCCAGTTACCACACCCCTCATCTCTTCAGGCCCCTTGCCAGTTTCAAGTACCCTCCAACCCCAGGGTCAGAACTTATCCAGTCCCTCAGGTCCTCCCCGATTCTCTTATCCCCGGGCCCAGCAGGAGTACCGAGGTGGCTACACCTTGCCTGGGCCTGGGGACAGAACTGCCCTGTGCTCCCACCACTCGAGCCTCAGCCCCTCCCCTGTCCCCTCACAGAGGGATGGCTCCTGGAAGCCCAGACCTGTGCAGCACCATGTGGTAAGCGTCAG GCATGAGCAGGCTTTTCGGATACCAAGGAG CTACTCCCAGCTGATTGCTGAGTGGCCCCTGGCTGTGCTGCTGGTGTGCCTGTCCATTGTCTTGCTCTGTACAATAGCTGGGCTGCTGGGCGGACAGATGCCTGACTTCTCAGAGCCCTTACTG GGCTTTGAGCCTCGGGACACAGACATTGGGCGAAAACTGGCAGTCTGGAGAATTGTGCAGGAACTCACTGGCCACAAGAAGGTGTTCTCATTAACCCCTGACCCTGACCTGAATAG TTCTGACAGCTCTATTACTATGAGCCCCCTGGACTGGGGCAGTGCCCAGGAAGGGCTGGCCCGGCCTCGTAGGATGGTGGAATCCTGGGAGGACAGAGGACAGGATGGCTTCTTCTGTGGCCCCCCAG AGAACAGTTACTCGCAGTTGGTGTTCATGTCCACCACAGCCGGCAGCCTGTGGAATCTGCAAGCCATTCAGTCCATGTGTCGAATTGAGCAGGAGAAG ATCCGCTCCCACGCCCATTTCAGGGACCTATGTCAGCGCACCTCGGCTGACGAGTGCTGCCCCAGCTGGTCCATAGGCAACTACATTGCTGTGCTCTATAATCGCTCCTCGTGCCTGGACATCACCCAGGGGGACATTGTCCGCATGCTGGCTCTTCTACGGGCCTGCGCCCCTTATTACCACCGTGGTACCCTAGTGCCGGCCTGCCTGGGTACCCAACGGGAGAAGCACCCGCTCTGTACCCATGTGCCTGAAAAGTGTGCCCGAGTCAGTGCCATCTACCAACTCCTGCACTTCCTAGTCGATCGAGATTTCCTGAGTCCCCAGACTGCTGACTACCAGGTGCCCTCCCTCAAGTACAGTCTTCTCTTCTTGCCTACCAAGAAGGGGGCCTCCATGATGGGCATCTACCTGGACAATCTGGCCTCCTCCTGGGAGCTCTTCGACAACTACACCTCCATCACAGGAATGGACCTAGGCCTCAAGCAGCAGCTGTTTCAGCACTACCTAGCCCGGGACACAGTGTACCCTGTGCTGGCTCTTGGTGCCATCTTTCTCAGTATCTCCTTGTACCTCCGCTCCCTCTTTATCACACTTATGGTTTTGCTGGCGGTGGTAGGATCCCTGCTAGTTGCCTTCTTCCTGTACCGGGTGGCTTTCCGCTTGGCCTACTTTCCCTTTGTCAATCTGACTGCTGTTGTCTTGCTCAGCAGCATCTGTGCCAATCACACCCTGGTCTTCTTTGACCTGTGGAGCCTCAGCAAGAGCCAGCTCCCCTCCTCTGGGTTCCCCCAAAGGGTCAGCCATACCATGCATCATTTTGGCTACTTGCTCTTGGTCTCTGGTCTCACCACAGGCACAGCCTTCTATGCCAGCTACTtgagtcacttaactgccatCCGATGCTTTGCCATCTATATGGGTACTGCTGTGCTGGTCAATCTGGCCCTCATGCTCACATGGTTGCCCTCCTCCATGGTGCTGTATGAGCGTTACCTAGCCCCTACCTGTGCAGATAGGCCCCAGGGATACTGGGGTGGCAGTAGGCACCGGAGGTTAGCCTTGGCCCTGCAGCGGCAGCTTCGTGCCCTGCAGCGGGCCCTAACAGGCACCTCTCATCTGCTCTTCCAGAGGCTGCTGCCTTGTAGCGTCATTAAATTTCGTTACATCTGGATCTGCTGGTTTGCCGCACTGGCAGCAGGAGGCGCCTACATCGCTGGCTTCAGTCCACGGCTGCGGCTTCCCACTCTGACGATGCCCAGGGGACAAGTCTTCCGACCTAGCCACCCCTTTGAGCGCTTTGATGCTGAATACCGTCAACAATTCATGTTTGAACGTCTGCCTCAGGGAGAAGGTGGGCACATGCCCGTGGCAATGGTGTGGGGCATCCTCCCTGTAGACACAGGTGATCCCTTGGATCCCCGGAGCAATGGCACTCTGGTGAGTGACCCAACTTTCTCTGCCCGTGGTCCTCAGGCCCAGCGTTGGCTACTAACACTTTGCCACCGGGCTCGCAATCAGAGCTTCTACTATGTTGAGCAGGAGGGGGAGCCCACTCTCTGTTTTGTGGAGGAGCTGCAGCGCTGGATGGCTGGTCATCGGTGTGCCTACCATGGCCCTGGTCTCTGCTGTGGCCATTTCCACTTCCCCTTCGGTCCCCAGCTCTTCCTGCATTGTCTCAAGATGATGGCCCTGGAACAGAGTCCTGATGGAGGCCGGGACTTGGGGCCTCGGTTTGATGCTCAGGGCAATCTGGTGGCCCTGGTTCTGCAGTTTCAGACTAATTTCCACTATAGTGTGGATTACAGCCAAACCCACCGCTTCTACCTGGAAGTGAGCCGCTGGCTCGAAGGAGAGCTGAGCACAGCCCCTGGTGGCCTGCGCAATGGTTGGTTCACCAGCCGCCTGGACCTCTACAGCCTCCAGCACAGCctgagcacagagcctgtggtggTCTTGGGCCTGGCCATTGCCCTGTCCTTTGCCATACTCCTGCTGGGCACCTGGAATGTGCTACTCAGTCTGTTTTCTGTAATAGCCATCGCTGGTACCGTGATGCTTACTCTGGGACTGCTAGTGCTTCTAGAGTGGCAGCTCAATGCTGCTGAGTCTCTCTTCCTTTCAGCTGCCGTGGGCCTTTCCGTGGACTTCACCGTGAACTACTGCATCTCCTATCACCTCTGTCCCCACCCAGACCGGCTCAGCCGAGTGGCGTTCTCCCTACGCCAGATGAGCTGTGCCACTGCTGTAGGAGCCTCTGCCCTCTTTTCTGCAGGCGTGCTCATGCTGCCTGCCACAGTCTTGCTCTACCGCAAGCTAGGCATCTTCCTCATGATGGTCAAGTGCCTCAGCTGTGGCTTTGCCAGCTTCTTCTTCCAGTCCCTCTGCTGTTTCTTTGGGCCTGAGAAGAATTGTGGCCAGATCCTCTGGCCCTGTGGCCGCCTGCCCCGGGACTATGGAGTCCATGAGCCTGGTAGGGAGAAGACTGCCCGCCACCGCCCGGGGCCTGCTGGGGTCTCTTCAGCTGCATTCATTGAACAATATGAGCTCCAGCCCCTCGCCCGCCGCCGCAGCAACAGCTTCGACACCAGTACAGCCACCAGCAAGCTGTCCCATCGTCCCTCCGTGCTGTCTGAAGATCTTCAGCTCCAAGAAAGTCATTGCTATCCCCGGGCCCCTCTGCCACCTGCCTGCCAGGAAACTCTAAGGCCCGAACCCCAGGAGCCACTTTTGGACCATCAAGCTGTCTTTGGCCAGTGCCCAGCTCTACAGACCTCCTCCCCTTATAAGGACAGTAGCCCAGCCCCCAAAGTCTGGGCTGGAAAGGATTCCCAGAGTTTGGATGCTGTGACTCCACAGTCCACAAGCCAGCCTGTCACGCCTACTCATTCCTCCAAGGCTGAGGTGGAGGAGCCCCCTCGCTGCCTCTGTTCCTCAGCCAGCTCTCTGGAGGGGCTCAGTGTCTCAGATGAGACCTGCCTCAGCGCCTCAGAGCCCAGTGCCCCAGTTCCA